In the genome of Primulina tabacum isolate GXHZ01 chromosome 13, ASM2559414v2, whole genome shotgun sequence, the window TCAATTTTATGATACAGATCTTCTATTTGTATTACTcatcgtgatatcgtctcatAAGAGATATAATCCTAAAACTAAGCTCTTCATTTCATTTGTTACCAGATTTTACTAATTGGCAATGTAAAAAAGTGCATGCATGATTTAGGGATATTAtttctttcttaaaatcttaatcttatgaTACCCGATTGGGATGTGAGATTTCATATATCAAAGATGCCTTCTTCTAGGTCGAACAATATCTCTCTTAGATCACGCATTTAATTGTAACCATACCATAGAATTCCTAAGAAATCAAATCAGGGATTCAATTGtgctttttaaattaaaaattcaaaaataaatttaaatcaaaataatttttaaaaatataaggcTTTTTTTAAGCAAAAACTAACAAATTTCTTGGGAAAAACTGTGTGGAACAAACCCCATTTGAACCTCGAATCAGCCACAGACAAAAAAATTATGTCGATCAAACCGACGTAGCTCATACGAGTTTTTGTGAATTTTATTTGAATCTTAAACAACTAACGCATGAACCGAAAGTAGTAGGCTTTGAAAAGCTTGGTCCATTTAAATCTCCAGAAATGAAGACACATGTTCTAAAgaaaagtttttaaaatttcaaaaccatgggTGGTCATTCCATCAAATGGAAAATTCTTTTTGTTCTatgattaattgataaataGGATCGATCAAGTACGTAACCCAAAACCTTTACATgttccaattatttaatcaaatccTAATTAACCAAGGGAATCTGTGATGTTATATATGCATAAAGCAGGTAGGGAATCAATTTATTACATCAGGTTAAAAAGTAGTTAtctttcaatatatatattattgaatAATAGTTTTCATGACTAAAAAATTTACTATATACATgtgggtatatatatatatatatatatatatatatatatatatatattaaaatagtaTGGAGATATTGATGAATTTTTCATCCACCAAAATGTCAAATTTATGCCACAAAATCATCTATTCCATGGtaaatatatattcaaattcatggtttaaaaaaatcttttacaaaaatCACAagcacatatatattttttgaaatcttGAGAGGTAATTAGGTTGAAAACTTCGTAAagaaaaaatcataaatcattttttaaGCATCTGCAAATACTACCTTAGTAATTTATGATGGGAAATCATTTTGATAGATATATTTTTCTCAGGAATTCCAGAAATAAAAgtatatttatgtattattatgTCAGTTAAAGTTAAAAgcaataataatagtaataaataaataaagtttcCGTTCTAGAAAATTTAGTCACATTGGTATTTCAACATTCTCAAGCCACCAAAAAAATATTCCGGAACATATGtatttcaaaggttttattcaTTGAATTCAGACGCAACTTGCCACgtactaattaattaatgacATATAATTCCCACAATCATCTTATAATCACAGCATATTTTGCAGAATCCATCCGCATGACTTTACATGCAAAACCATGTTACTTTTTGCtcatataaatacaacatcttggaAACGTTGTTTTCTCAAGTCCCCAGATTCAAATTTTATCATAACACACTcttgtttattataaattttcgaCAAATTCGATTCCGAGCCGATAGAAATGGACGTGCTGATGATGTTAGGGTCTGCGAATTCGGTGGTGATATTCACCAAAACCAGTTGCTGCATGTCGTATTCAATCAAGAAACTGATAAGCAGTTTCGGCGCGAACCCTACAATTTACGAGATCGATAGGCTTCCGAATGGGAAGCAGATCGAGAAGGCATTAACGACAGCATTGGGGTGCAATCCGAGTGTGCCGGCGGTGTTCATTGGCAAGGAGTTTGTGGGTGGTTCTAATGAAATCATCAGCCTTAATGTTCAGGGCAAGCTCAAGCCGTTGCTCATCAAGGCCAATGCCATATGGATTTAACAAAGCTTAAAAAATTACATGCATGGTTGAGTTCTTATT includes:
- the LOC142522882 gene encoding monothiol glutaredoxin-S1-like, giving the protein MDVLMMLGSANSVVIFTKTSCCMSYSIKKLISSFGANPTIYEIDRLPNGKQIEKALTTALGCNPSVPAVFIGKEFVGGSNEIISLNVQGKLKPLLIKANAIWI